Genomic DNA from Chanos chanos chromosome 6, fChaCha1.1, whole genome shotgun sequence:
AAGTCTGGACTTTGTGGTATAATCAAGAATTTACGGCTGTGCAATCTGGATGCTGCAGAGGGGAAGTTGTTTTACAGTATCAGCAAAGAATGCAGGAGTCCTGAGGTTTGAGTTCAAAGTGAGGGTGTGTTAACGCTGGCGATAATCTTAGAAATCACTTCTTCTTTTCAGAATTACTGCATGGAAAGTTGTcctaatgtttgttttttccccaccgGGTTGTGGTGCATCTTAGACTTTTtagactttctttcttttttaaataaatattgaaaacGTAACCTTTTCACAACTACAATTGCTGTTTCATATTATGAAAGTTGTGCATTTTACTCTTCAACAGAATTCCTCAAGGaatatgttactgtaattacaCTGCATCTGGGTGTATCATACTCACATGTTAACTGTGCAAGATACCCAATCACTGATAAACGCTATATATATAGTCTACACTGTTATGTATTCTTCGGTGATACCGAATTTTACCTGAAATAGCCAACAATACTCCTAAATTTAATAAATGTGCCTGTTTGATGTATGTGGTGAACCCTGTAAGGACGTAGCTTCTCACGCTGGCAGCACAGATTTTCCATGCCCTTCCAGCTAGTCATAACATGTGGGTCCAAACGGATTTAATCCTATTATCAACGCCAGTTGGTTTGGCACTCAGATGGGTTTGCTTTAGCTTTCCACAGGGACCGACTGTAGTGTCAAGACCTCTCTCTGCCACATGGTAAATATTAACCGAATTGCGGTTTGTGATGCCTGGAACCCATGAGGCACTGACGTTTGAGGGGTTTTTCTAGTTCTCACCGACAAAAACCTGGTCCCGTCCCAAAAACTCAATGCGTTGTCTACTTAACCACTTCATGTGGGGTAACGATATCATTTTGGTACAactcaaaatgtaaaaagtagCCCATTGCAAAAAAAGAAGCGTTGCTTCTACATTTTCGTTCGGACAACCGGATTACTCCTCTTCATGAACTAGAGAGGAGAGTTTTATGAGTGAAGAGGGAGTAGGTGTAGGGTGCAGAGTTTGAGAAAACCAGCTGCAGTCCCTGCGGGCGGCACGTTCAGTCCCTTTTTGGCCCGCATTCTTCGGAAGTGCATCACAACCTCTCCAAACTGGCAGTGACTCACACAGTCTTCATAACATATAAACCGTCGAGACGCACGAAACTTGGAGCAGAACTGTGTGCAGGGACTGCAGAGACACAGTTCTTTACGAAGCGATAGCTTAATAAAGGGAACATACTCCACTTTCCCCACCGTTGGAAAAACATTCGTCTTTTGTTGCTTTGTAACCATGAGGTATTTGCTACAGGTGCTGCTGTGCTTGACTACTGCGCTGTGCGTAAAGTCTGCTGTTGTGCCGAACAGAAGAAACAAAGTCACCGAGGCAGTGGTGAGACCCGAAGTTGTTTTGGGGAAtcttttttgtgtctgtctgtatgtagtTTGGACAGTGTGTTCAAAATTCTGCGACTTGCTCTGACAAGTTTCTGTAACAAATTTACTGCCCGTGAAATGTGCTGATTAACATGGCAGCATTTCTGGCGGCATTGTATTCCAGTTTCATGAGCATGAATGGCTTTCTTTCCAACTGTCAGCGATGGCTTTATTTCCATTTACGTTTAGTGTTTTTTTGCAGCTGATTCTTTGTGTGATTTAAGCTATTAGTACTTCTCTTAGAATTTATGCACAATAAATTACGACTATATGTCTGTCGCTGTTTCAGTCTTATCTCAGACAATTTGGCTACCTCGATAACCAAGTGGATCCAGAAGAACAGGGACCGTTGAATGATGACGCTGTTGAGGAAGCCCTCAGGTAAATACCTAGCgacaaaaaaacacctcaagCGTACAAGGAAGACTACAAACATTTGACTAAGATGTTTTTATGCAGTGTCTAGACTTTGCTGTACAAATTACATACAGATTTCAGACATAATTAAACCATGATTAGCAAAATAGGTCCACAAAGAAAGTTTTAAGTTGTCAGGTGCACTAACTATTCATGCATATTCTGCTCAAATTGTGTAAGTCATCTCATCATCATTGTGTTCTTCCCATTAGGGTCTTTCAGAGAGTGTCAGGTTTGCCAATCTCAGGAAAGATTGATAATGCCACACTGACGAAAATGAGACAGCCACGATGTGGACTGCAAGACACTTTCAACCAGAAGTTCATGAAATACAGACGGTTTGGTGGTGAGCAAATTCCACTGCATAGTGACTGCGATCTTTTGATCCTCTTTATAATATAGCTTGTTGGCATCAATCTGTGAGCTTGGCACTAATATTCGTCCATTGCTCTTGCTGAGATCCTCAGGATGTAGAGAACCAGGTCGTAAATTAAAGAGGTCAAGGAAATTTTGTAACTCTGAGGATGATGAATCATAAAAAAGAGAGCCCTTGAGTAAAGTGCCAAATACAAGCTAAGTCATGTAACTAGTCATCAGTTGTTTCACTGGTCACTCATCATTTCGAAAGAGGGTTTATTAGGCTGGAGAGGGAAGAACATCAAGGATCTGGTTTGTCATTGGAAATGACTCACTGAATCCACTGACCCATTTTCCTTAATTGtccatttcttttcaaaatgtgcGCATGTGAGCAGTGAAATTCCACAACTGTGTACAAACCCACAGCGCTATAAACAAAATCTGCTTTAACCCACTTTGGTTTTCACCAATGTCATCTGGAGGGGTGTCACACACAGGAGTGGAAAGATACGCTCTAGTGAGctttcaatgtaaaaaaaaagacctcagtTCACCCCATAGACACTGCCTCCCATCAACAAGAACAAACCTGTTCACAGTCAGCAATTTGCACAAAGGCATTTTTAACTCAGACACGTACCACACTATCAATGTCATGGCGTCTTAATTTGCATTCTAGGGACTTGGCGAAAAAGCAGCTTAACCTACCGTATCTACAACTACACCCCGGATTTGGGGAAGGCAGGCACCCAGAGGGCCATCCGGTCTGCGTTTAAGTACTGGAGTGACATCACTCCACTGAGATTCAAAGAGGTCAGCAATGGCTATGCTGACATTAGGATCTCGTTCCATGGGAAGGACAAGTGTCTGTCGCCTTTTGACGGACGAGGTGAGTCTCAGGATGTTTGTCTGACCTGATGAATCAGCACACTTcctgttattgttttctgtctgtatttgaaTTATTCCTTTGCAGACAAAGCTCAACTGCTCCATATCCTATATGCTGGCAtactttgtgttctttttgtatgtttgcaGAGATGGTACTCTCCATCTATGAAATTCTTGTAccttaaaaatgttttagaatgtTTCTCTCCAGCTGCTGCCCCATAACCCTGTTTAGTTGGCTGTGTTCATAAGATGTTCCCCTGAGATGGCCAAAAATACTAAATACATGGGAGAAATAAGTACCTCTTAAAAGTCATGCTGTAGTAAGAAAGACAAGCAAAGGAGAGCATATTTTGTTTCCAGCAACTGGAGAGGAAAGTTTTGGAATCCATTCAGAGGAACAGGAACTgagctcactgtctctccataaCAGTGGTTGCTTAGTAATTATGGTGCAAATATCCTCAGATCCTCCCTGGTGGAAGatcattctattctattctattctattctattctattctacatAAAGGCTTTACATAGAGGAATGTAACATACTATAGCCACTTTATGTAAGAAATGCTTTTGATCTTATAGAAATATGGCAAATACTTAACAACAGCACCTTCATTTGAACTACGGCTATTAAGGAACACTTTACACTAAGTTCACCATGAAATATGCTTGTATTTTACGTGGTTGTGGCACTGTGAAGTCCATTAATACCGGGTACCAGTGGTAGTATCAAACTGTATGGTAATACAAACTACAGATCACACAATGATTACCTATTCATAggtctttgtgttgtttgtagtaATTAATGGTGATGAGAGACATTATCACATAATCACATCTGGTGCCTTAAGCTGTACTAAAAGGGCCATTATAAAGGATTGTAGGTCATGCTAGCTGAATGTCTTGTGATGTGTTGCATTGTTTTGCCTGCAGGCCATGTGCTTGCTCATGCAGAGGCTCCCCCGTCAGGACTCATCCACTTCGATTCAGACGAGTACTGGACCGAGGGCAAATATTATGGCTCCAACCTGCGCATTGTGGCTGCCCACGAGATAGGCCACGCTCTTGGTCTGGGTCACTCCGAATACAGCAGCGCACTGATGGCGGCTCACTATACCGGTTACCGTGCCAACTTCAAATTGCACCCAGATGATATCAGAGGCATCCAGGCCCTTTATGGTGAGTCATGTGATTATGTCTCTGAGACCGTCTGATGGTTTAAATCAACACTGCCGACATCTGTGACTTGTGGGAGTAAGCACATGCACAATTTCCAATGGAATCAAAATATGTtagaaaacatattttgaagGATTTTGAATATGATATGGAGTGCATATAAAATGTATCTGATTTTggtaacaaaataacaaaactaaagtaacaaaacaaaataatgcaaTAACACAACAACTTGAATACTCTTGTTACAATTTAAGCATGGGggaaaaacattacacactTAAAGTTTACGTAAGTATacttgtttttgggggtttgtttgtttgtttgtttgttttttatttccgCTGTCACAGATAAGATTAGATAAGATTACCTCTAAAAGTTCTCCTCTTCCACCTCTGCATGCACTTAGTTTAATCTCTTCTTGCActtcttaacccccccccccctttgctcTTTCACAGGTACACGAGACTCtgtcacagacagtgatgataatAACCATGTACCCTCTTCCTTCACCACTCCTACTCCAAAGGGAGATGTCCCAAATCCTTGTGATGCCAGATTGGATGCAGTTATGCTGGGTAATAAAAACCTACACAGCCTACCCAAAATCAGTACCCACAGGCAGAATAAACATAACCAAGTTTATTTAGCATTGGTTTAAAGGACCATCCAAAggtatttttaaattaaatgatgTCTTTTGGCACACCCACTAGGTCCTTGGCGTAAAACCTTTGCCTTTAGTGGGGACTACATGTGGACAGTATCGGACTTGGGATACAACACACCAGTCAAGATCAACCTCTTGTGGAAAGGACTGCCAGGGAACATCAATGCAGCTGTGCACTCccagagaacaaacaaaacctaCTTCTTTAAAGGCAATCTACCCTTATCATCTTCTCGTCATAGTAACTGTTTTGTGCTAGCAGAAAATCTTCAAAGTGTTTCATTCAAAAGAGGAACtgtatgatttttttcattgtcattggAACTGTTATATAGAGGTCTGCTGTCATTGACAAGTATAATGCATCACAATAGCATTCTGTTAAGTAAATGTTGTAAACTTGGCATCACTGGATGTTTTACATGGACTGaaatgtattactgtatcaaatgtattactgtatctcttcatttcctttcatcATTCCATTTATCCATCTGCCTCAGGAAGCAAAGTGTGGAGGTATACAAATTTCATACTTGACTACGGATACCCCAAAGAGCTCAAAAGACTTGTTCCTAACATCGATGCAGCCTTGTACTTGGAGAGAAACaagaaacttttctttttcaaggtAATTTGACTGACCGAGTCAGtttgaacattttcagaaataagTTTTcttggagggaaaagaaaaagaaaaaaaacgtttaaCACATTTGATTAACTAGGCAGTCAGTTGCTACCTTTCCAGACCTAACAAGTGGTTGTTTATGAGTTTTTAACCCATGTGATGCTAACACTGGGAGCCTTCCATTTATATAGTCTGCTTCATTTCTGATTCAATAATGCTCATTTACaataatcaaacaaaccaatacACTCTTACACTGTAATGATATACTAATGTGATGATATACTAAGGTCTAAACCTctaggtttttatttttttttctgtccaactGAAGTATCATGTTCCATCAGAATTATATGGCGGTACATCATTTGGGCATTTTTCTGACCTCTTCCCTCTGTAGGGCTCTGGCTACTGGCAATGGGATGAGCTGGTGTACAATGACATGAGTATTTACCCCAAACCCATCTCCAGCCTCTTCACTGGTGTCCCCTCCAATCCTGATGCAGCGTTCACCTGGACCAACGGTAAGATCTACTTCTTCAAGGGTGACAAGTACTGGCGCGTGAACGACCAGCTGACAGTGGACTCCGGTTACCCGCTCAGCAAGCGAGAGCGCTGGATGCGATGCTAACAACCTACCTCTAGGTGGCGACAGAGTCCGAGTGAGGAGATAACTTGTATCGTGGGAGAGTTGAGGCTGATTCGACAGCTGTGCGAATGCTTCAGAGCTGAATCTCTGTCATATTGATTGCATTTGAGATTCATCAAAATACGCTGCCAAAATACGGATCCGATTACAGTGTCAGACTGCATATTTAATGACAGCTGGCGGCAGTGAGTTAATATTCCTTTACTGTTTTGGGACGTTAGAGATGTGGAACAAAACGCGTTTGGTGAAACGTGTAACTTGGATTCaggattcagaaaaaaaaaaaagatttgaaatgcGGGACATTTTGAATACACCACTGCTTTTGTTTAAGAGACTTCAACCACTGTTAAaggcactgacagacagagcgtGAGGGCTTGTCGTGTCAATTCCACATTAATCAAACATAGCgagattttaaaaacattgcttAACTCTAACCTTCCTGGATTAAAGGATCATGTTGTTTTAGCAAACAATAGGTTCAGTTTAACcaagaacatatttttttttagggatCAGAGGGTAATAAATCAGTTGTTCATATTATTAAGGAAATCTTGTACTTTGAATTTTAATTTAGTTATACCGAGAACTGCAACTGAGCCCTCATTTCAGGACTGGTACTTGCATATCTGTTCTTTTCATGTGTAAGATTTACTGTTAGTCATGTCACCATGTTCAGTTATAAATTTCTCTACCTACTCTGagattcagtttaaaaaaaaaagagagagagagagttgcagtTGGAACAGATAGTTTTACTATATTCTCAGACAGCTGTATCATAAACTGCtggacttcttttttcttttcttttttttttaagagtgtgtATATGGTATGTTCTTGGaggaaaagtttgtttttacCAGATGAGGCCACTCCAGGTTGGGGCCTCTTTCTCTGACAGGGTTATTTTCTAATGTAGTAACACACTCCTCTGTGTAATGATTCATATAACCTAATATGATTTATATAACCTAATATGATTCATATAACCTCATTGCTGCATATTGCAATCCAGGCATTAAATTTTTCTGTCTCGATTACAAATCAACATTGTAGTCTTTTGCAATCAATGAAACGTTTGGATTGCAAAAGACTAAAATGAGATGCACAAATATGTACAGGTTTTAAAAGCTTATTGTTTAGCTTACACTAAGTTTGAGAAAGGAGGTTTCAAGGATGTGATTGGAACAGGCAGCAGAGCAAACCAAGGGCAGGAACTCTCAGAAGGATGAGCTGTAAAGTTTGGATTAGCTGCACAATTTGTGCAAGTTGATCTGCTTATTTTTCAGTCTGCTGGAAGGCTACAGAACACCTTTGCAGACACTGGTGATTTCTGAATGAAccatgtttgttcatttatgaaatgtctccttgtttttgttttttttatttttttgttcttgttatttttggggggtttttttgcctgtgAGCATCTTCTGAAAAAGTATGACCGAATTTTTCCAGCTAACATTgtaaataaagattttatttgtccgttttaaattaaaacacacCAGATCATCCTCTGTTACTTGAAACAGACTCAAAAGTATGTGACACTCCTAATGAAGACCAGATATTCAGCTGTCAGAAAACATCTGATATCGTATTTGACATCAGCCACCTGTGACCATGACTGATATCTGAACTATTATAAAACTTCTCTCAGCTGCTCCATCAACATGACAGGATGTCCACGCACAATAATCACAAGGCGCAGAATCATTTTCAGACACTCTGTGTCTATTTCATTGCATAAGGTACAAGTTACTGCTAAGGTGACAACCGTTGGGGAGGAGGGATAAAATGACAAGTCTATAAACAACCCCCGACCCCCCAGCAGTATTTTCTGTTTAAAGTTTCTAATCAACTTTACAATCTCCTATGAACATACATGTTTCTGTACATAGTCAGGACAGTTGTGTCAGGGCCGTCCttgtgatagaaaaaaaagagcatgctTTCGTTAGTTATCTGTGAATGGTGTTCTCATTATGTTCTATCTGTccaagaggagaaaacacaacattctAGCATTGTTAGTAACAGTATAAATTATTCCACACAAGTGAAATTTACTATGCCTTGTAATAACACCAAACTGTATGATgattcactcacacaaacacacacacaaacaaaaagtgttGAGAACAATAGCTCTTGATCAACCGAAAAAGCAGTGATTCATAAACGGTTACTTCCTTTACATCAACTAAACTGTCCAGTCAACTTCAGGCTCATAGGTGCTAATCAGCACAGTAAAATTCACACCCATGTTTCAGCAGAAGGCTGCTTTGCTGCTGGGTgctgtttaaaacacaacactgaggaTAATGCTGCCTTACCAATGTCACAGGTAACGCCAGTTCAACggaaaatacacatttaaggggaaaaaactgaaacaattaCGCAGTTTTGCGCATTCCATAGATAATACATAAAAACTCTGAACTTAAAATTAGTAGAGTCTAGCCCTTTAGGTTGCAAGGTGGCCTATGTGTTTCTATCATTGGCCATACTAGTATTGCTTGTGTGAATACACTAATGTATAATCATGAAAACAAGTCACCAACTGAACTTAAATTATTCATGTTATTCGTGCTGATAATGTTGCCTAGTTTACctgaagagagactgaaaagTTTGTCCAAGAACCAAAACAACAATattgtatgtacatgtgttttaAACATTGAGTCCCTCACTGTGATCAGATCCCAGGTTCAGTTTATGGCTTCACTATCGTCATCcaatgtaaatctgtgtgtgcttTCTTCCTTCTTCAGATAATTGCGTCTAAAAAGATTTCGGTTACTTTGTCTAAACAGTTCAAGGCAACTCATCTCATACACATTAcctgatacacatacactttacatCATAAGACAAACATATTATTTCAAACATGTatgtatgaacacacacgcacgcacacacacacacacacacacacatacatacacacacgcacacacacaaagacagcctACAGGTGACCCCAAGCAGTTTTCACACTAATCTGTCAGTGTCTGGGGTAGAGGCCCAGAGTGTGCAGACAGAGTGGTtacagcacacaaacagaaactcaGTCTGAGCTCTGTCGCTATTGCATTCTGCTCCGTTCTCTCATCCTTTCAGTCTCATTCACCATCTTACAGGAGCGTCACGCTGTGACGCGTATTACGGGGAAAACTTATCACAAAAAGGGGATGTTTGGAAGAGGGCCCATCGTGCCCAGGCTAGGAAGGGTGAGATCTATATTGTCAATTCAAACAGAACTCTGCAGGGACTTTGTCTCAGGCAGCTGCTGAttcaagaccaaaaaaaagaggtggaGTACAGCTAAC
This window encodes:
- the mmp19 gene encoding matrix metalloproteinase-19, with protein sequence MRYLLQVLLCLTTALCVKSAVVPNRRNKVTEAVSYLRQFGYLDNQVDPEEQGPLNDDAVEEALRVFQRVSGLPISGKIDNATLTKMRQPRCGLQDTFNQKFMKYRRFGGTWRKSSLTYRIYNYTPDLGKAGTQRAIRSAFKYWSDITPLRFKEVSNGYADIRISFHGKDKCLSPFDGRGHVLAHAEAPPSGLIHFDSDEYWTEGKYYGSNLRIVAAHEIGHALGLGHSEYSSALMAAHYTGYRANFKLHPDDIRGIQALYGTRDSVTDSDDNNHVPSSFTTPTPKGDVPNPCDARLDAVMLGPWRKTFAFSGDYMWTVSDLGYNTPVKINLLWKGLPGNINAAVHSQRTNKTYFFKGSKVWRYTNFILDYGYPKELKRLVPNIDAALYLERNKKLFFFKGSGYWQWDELVYNDMSIYPKPISSLFTGVPSNPDAAFTWTNGKIYFFKGDKYWRVNDQLTVDSGYPLSKRERWMRC